A window from Frischella perrara encodes these proteins:
- the csdA gene encoding cysteine desulfurase CsdA: protein MMAFNSIHFRSQFPSLQCEGVYLDSAATALKPLVMIEATKDYYQNVATVLRSKHTKALALDAQYELARSLTADLINAQYSHEIVWTKGATESINLVAQGYARKNLNIGDEIIVSELEHHSNLIPWIQVAQQTGAKVIKWPIEIDGTLSVDCLQTLITPKTRIIAVTQMSNVTGFQPDIYEISRIAHQHNAIIVVDGAQGIVHHPIDMQQYQIDFYAFSAHKLYAPTGLGVLYGKADLLEKMDCWQSGGKMLKSVSFTDFEPANIPYKFEAGTPNIAAVVGFYAVLDWLKSIDNFAATHYTINLVKDALIKLKTLPDINIHSVANSSLITFSIKDIHHDDIAILLAEQDIAIRSGELCAQPLMQALNCKGVIRASFMPYNSSMDVDKFILAIENAISILK, encoded by the coding sequence ATAATGGCATTTAATTCTATACATTTTAGATCACAGTTTCCTTCTTTACAGTGTGAAGGGGTCTACCTTGATTCCGCAGCAACAGCTCTTAAACCACTAGTGATGATTGAAGCTACTAAGGATTATTATCAGAATGTAGCCACAGTTTTGAGAAGCAAACATACTAAGGCATTAGCGTTAGATGCACAGTATGAGTTAGCTCGTTCTCTCACGGCTGATTTGATTAATGCACAATATAGCCATGAGATAGTATGGACTAAAGGTGCAACAGAATCTATCAATCTTGTCGCGCAGGGTTATGCACGAAAAAATTTGAACATTGGTGATGAAATTATCGTCAGTGAGTTAGAGCATCATAGTAATTTAATCCCTTGGATACAAGTTGCTCAGCAAACAGGGGCAAAGGTAATAAAATGGCCAATAGAAATTGATGGCACGCTATCAGTCGATTGTTTACAAACACTTATCACCCCTAAAACACGTATCATAGCTGTTACGCAAATGTCAAATGTCACAGGTTTTCAACCTGACATTTACGAAATTAGTAGAATTGCTCATCAACATAATGCCATTATCGTAGTGGATGGTGCACAAGGTATTGTTCATCATCCTATTGATATGCAACAATATCAAATTGATTTTTATGCCTTTTCTGCTCACAAATTATATGCTCCAACAGGTTTAGGCGTATTATATGGAAAAGCAGACTTGCTAGAAAAAATGGACTGTTGGCAAAGTGGTGGAAAAATGCTGAAATCCGTTTCTTTCACAGATTTTGAACCTGCTAATATCCCCTATAAATTCGAAGCTGGAACCCCAAATATTGCCGCGGTAGTCGGATTTTATGCAGTATTAGATTGGTTAAAATCTATTGATAATTTTGCAGCTACGCACTACACCATTAATCTTGTTAAAGATGCACTAATTAAACTTAAAACCCTTCCTGATATCAACATTCATAGTGTTGCCAATAGTTCTTTAATAACATTTTCTATCAAAGATATTCATCATGATGACATAGCTATTTTGCTTGCCGAACAAGATATTGCCATCCGTAGCGGTGAATTGTGTGCTCAACCGCTAATGCAGGCTTTAAATTGCAAAGGTGTAATTCGGGCATCATTTATGCCATATAATTCATCAATGGATGTTGATAAATTTATTTTGGCGATTGAAAACGCCATATCCATTTTAAAATAG
- a CDS encoding penicillin-binding protein activator, which produces MVKSHILSGFLKFSLFALLISVLTGCPNYIPHQANFDETKNSRYYLAQSENSSGSEKINWQLFAIRALLNEGNLTQAKQLLDQIPKSLNNEQEKEKILLQGEVAVKSKQKFDISSLSLANLNEDQKIRYYKIKIELDGQKQDNNAKIHDLIELEKYGSVEQRHDAINLTWQFLSNLSEKQINKILVYANEYVLQGWIDLSYLYNSNLKTYAINEQDDADTIARLEEDKYKALKNAISEWQIQYSSHPAANYLPRDIYGSKHRLSDPSEYKKVALLLPLSGQSKIFGETIRLGYQDAAKVSSENQQQDVIYFDTNSDSIDNLVIRAKQQGAQLIVGPLLKQNVQTLLQSSPDLPVLALNKIEDINSLPSHANKICFFALSPEDEAKDAAKHIYSENKKQPLLIIPHNNLGDRVAKSFSQQWDITNPNSKGIYVQYFNSAQELSKKMNSGIGIELEGIPLTHSNTESTIQNNSVEQPKFDAIYIYASHEELTLIKSMLEMKSNKVIANADGNNNKNENKQSEIKVIPMLYASSRSNIANTTTDFRYDMDKLQLSDIPLIVKQKERYSQLPDYIKNDFSLVRLYAMGFDAWTLSNHFDTLIPYQTGIINGETGRLSVTEQCDITRTLSWIRYKNGNEVAIN; this is translated from the coding sequence ATGGTTAAGTCGCATATATTGTCAGGTTTTCTTAAATTTAGTCTGTTTGCATTACTGATAAGTGTATTAACAGGATGTCCAAATTATATACCACATCAAGCTAATTTTGATGAAACTAAAAATTCACGTTATTATTTAGCTCAATCAGAAAATTCTTCGGGTAGTGAAAAGATAAATTGGCAATTATTTGCTATTCGAGCGCTATTAAATGAAGGCAATCTTACTCAAGCCAAACAATTACTTGATCAAATACCTAAAAGTTTAAATAATGAACAAGAAAAAGAGAAGATTTTGTTGCAAGGTGAGGTAGCAGTAAAATCTAAGCAGAAATTTGATATCAGTTCTCTTTCTTTGGCTAATTTAAATGAAGATCAAAAAATTCGGTACTATAAGATTAAAATTGAGTTAGATGGACAAAAACAAGATAATAATGCCAAAATTCATGACCTCATCGAACTTGAAAAATATGGATCAGTTGAGCAACGTCATGATGCGATTAATCTAACATGGCAATTCCTGTCTAACCTTTCCGAAAAACAAATTAATAAAATTTTAGTTTATGCAAATGAATATGTTTTGCAAGGTTGGATTGATTTAAGTTATCTTTATAACAGTAATTTAAAGACATATGCCATTAATGAGCAAGATGATGCTGATACTATAGCTAGATTAGAAGAAGATAAATATAAAGCACTTAAGAATGCAATTAGTGAATGGCAAATTCAATATTCAAGCCACCCAGCGGCAAATTATCTACCAAGGGATATTTATGGCAGTAAACACCGTCTATCTGATCCGAGCGAATATAAAAAAGTTGCACTATTGCTGCCATTGAGTGGTCAATCAAAGATATTTGGTGAAACAATTCGTTTAGGTTACCAAGATGCCGCAAAAGTATCATCAGAAAATCAGCAACAGGATGTCATATATTTTGATACCAATAGTGATTCTATTGATAATTTAGTTATTCGTGCTAAGCAACAAGGAGCACAGCTCATAGTTGGTCCTCTACTAAAACAAAATGTGCAAACACTATTACAATCTTCCCCCGATTTACCAGTATTAGCTTTGAATAAGATTGAAGATATCAATTCATTACCAAGCCATGCTAATAAAATCTGCTTTTTTGCTTTATCACCTGAAGATGAAGCAAAAGATGCAGCTAAACATATTTACAGTGAAAATAAGAAACAACCTTTGTTAATCATCCCACATAATAATCTGGGTGATCGCGTGGCAAAAAGTTTTAGTCAGCAATGGGATATTACTAATCCAAACTCTAAAGGAATTTATGTACAATATTTTAATTCTGCGCAGGAACTAAGTAAAAAAATGAATTCAGGTATTGGTATTGAGTTAGAAGGAATCCCTCTAACTCATTCAAACACCGAATCAACTATACAAAATAATTCTGTTGAACAGCCAAAATTTGATGCAATCTATATTTATGCTTCTCATGAAGAGCTTACTTTAATCAAATCAATGCTTGAAATGAAATCAAATAAAGTTATAGCAAATGCTGATGGTAATAATAATAAAAACGAGAATAAACAATCAGAAATTAAAGTTATCCCTATGCTTTATGCTAGTTCAAGAAGTAATATCGCTAATACGACAACGGATTTCCGTTATGATATGGATAAACTACAATTAAGTGATATACCTCTTATTGTTAAGCAAAAAGAGCGTTATTCACAATTACCAGATTATATAAAAAATGATTTCTCTTTGGTTCGTTTATATGCAATGGGTTTTGATGCTTGGACATTATCAAATCATTTTGATACTTTGATCCCGTATCAAACAGGCATCATTAATGGTGAAACAGGTAGACTATCAGTAACAGAGCAATGTGATATAACGCGCACATTATCATGGATACGTTATAAAAATGGTAATGAAGTGGCAATTAATTAA
- the thyA gene encoding thymidylate synthase, translating into MKQYLTLMQKILDEGTSKADRTGTGTLSIFGYQMRFNLQEGFPLVTTKKCHLRSIIHELLWFLKGDTNIQYLKDNKVTIWDEWADENGNLGPVYGKQWRSWDAADGRQIDQISQVIEQIKKDPDSRRIIVSAWNVGELDKMALAPCHAFFQFYVANGKLSCQLYQRSCDVFLGLPFNIASYSLLVHMIAQQCNLQVGDFIWTGGDTHLYSNHLEQAHLQLSRQPKQLPKLVIKRKPPTIFDYEFEDFEIEGYDPHPAIKAPVAV; encoded by the coding sequence ATGAAACAATATTTAACGCTTATGCAGAAAATTCTAGATGAAGGTACGTCAAAAGCAGATCGCACAGGTACTGGAACATTGTCAATTTTTGGTTATCAAATGCGTTTTAATTTACAAGAAGGTTTCCCTTTGGTAACGACTAAAAAGTGCCATTTGCGTTCAATTATCCATGAATTACTTTGGTTTTTGAAAGGCGATACAAATATTCAATATTTAAAAGATAATAAAGTTACAATTTGGGATGAATGGGCTGATGAAAATGGTAATTTAGGCCCTGTTTATGGTAAGCAATGGCGTTCATGGGATGCAGCAGATGGACGGCAAATTGATCAAATTAGTCAAGTTATAGAGCAAATCAAAAAAGACCCAGACTCTCGACGAATTATTGTTTCGGCATGGAATGTGGGTGAGCTAGATAAAATGGCACTAGCGCCATGTCATGCCTTTTTCCAATTTTATGTAGCTAATGGAAAATTATCTTGTCAGCTTTATCAACGTTCTTGTGATGTTTTCTTAGGTTTACCATTTAATATTGCGAGTTATTCGTTATTGGTGCACATGATAGCTCAACAATGTAATTTACAAGTAGGTGATTTTATTTGGACTGGTGGTGATACTCATCTTTATTCAAATCATTTGGAACAGGCTCATTTGCAATTAAGTCGACAACCAAAACAACTACCTAAATTAGTAATTAAAAGAAAACCACCTACTATTTTTGATTATGAATTTGAAGATTTTGAAATAGAGGGTTATGATCCTCACCCAGCCATTAAAGCACCAGTAGCCGTATAA
- a CDS encoding YraN family protein, with protein MLNKRQLGQYYEELACRSLCSKGLTLIAKNSQSRLGEIDLIMQDQSCLVFVEVRYRKNDLFGNAVSTITKAKQNKIIRAAYDWMSLQHINSESYEFRFDIFAFTGRETQWIKNAFSI; from the coding sequence ATGCTAAATAAACGTCAACTAGGACAATATTATGAAGAGCTAGCATGCCGTTCTTTATGTTCTAAAGGACTAACATTAATAGCTAAAAATAGTCAATCTCGATTAGGTGAGATCGATTTAATTATGCAAGATCAAAGTTGCTTAGTATTTGTTGAAGTACGTTATCGCAAAAACGATTTATTTGGTAATGCTGTATCAACAATAACAAAAGCGAAACAGAATAAGATTATTCGTGCTGCTTATGACTGGATGTCTTTGCAGCATATCAATAGTGAGTCGTACGAATTTCGTTTTGATATCTTTGCATTTACGGGTAGAGAAACACAATGGATAAAAAATGCCTTCTCGATCTAA
- the rppH gene encoding RNA pyrophosphohydrolase, translating into MIDHDGYRPNVGIIICNRHGQVLWARRFGQNSWQFPQGGINNNETPEQAMFRELKEEVGLSSNDVKILAVTSGWLRYKLPKRMIRWENEPICIGQKQKWFLLELVSDISSINLELTLTPEFDDWRWVSYWYPVRQVIAFKRDVYRKAMKEFSSTVFSIQNEQELLSENRNETPKLNQSGRKKRFSFFAHKRKNKKFTKK; encoded by the coding sequence GTGATTGATCATGATGGCTACCGTCCAAATGTAGGAATTATTATTTGCAATCGACATGGTCAGGTATTGTGGGCGCGTCGTTTTGGGCAAAATTCTTGGCAGTTTCCTCAGGGCGGAATTAATAATAATGAAACACCTGAACAAGCTATGTTTAGGGAATTGAAAGAAGAAGTAGGTTTATCTTCTAATGATGTGAAAATTTTAGCAGTAACAAGTGGATGGTTAAGATATAAATTACCAAAACGTATGATACGTTGGGAAAATGAACCTATTTGTATAGGTCAAAAACAAAAATGGTTTTTGTTGGAATTAGTATCTGATATTTCTTCAATTAATCTTGAATTGACATTAACACCGGAATTTGATGATTGGCGTTGGGTCAGTTATTGGTATCCTGTACGGCAAGTTATCGCTTTTAAACGTGATGTTTATCGTAAAGCAATGAAGGAGTTTTCTTCAACGGTGTTCTCAATACAAAATGAACAGGAGTTACTTTCTGAAAACAGAAATGAAACACCTAAACTTAATCAATCAGGGCGTAAGAAACGCTTTAGTTTTTTTGCTCATAAACGTAAAAACAAGAAGTTCACAAAAAAATGA
- a CDS encoding U32 family peptidase, whose translation MKYSLGPVLYYWPKIETEKFYQAAMQSDADIIYMGETVCTKRREMKVANWISLAKEVSNSGKQVVLSTLALLEAASEINEMRQLINNGDFLIEANDLAAINLANEYHLPFVAGPAINCYNAFTLKLLQKQGMIRWCMPVELSRDWLHNILVQFESLNVPRQFEVEVFSYGYLPLAYSARCFTARSEDRPKDKCETCCIKYPVGREVYSQEQQKVFVLNGIQTQSGYCYNLGNNLKDMQGLVDVVRLSPLGLETLEVVKQFKANEKGQAPLNIKSKHDCNGYWNGIAGLELS comes from the coding sequence ATGAAATACTCCTTAGGCCCTGTTTTATATTATTGGCCTAAAATAGAAACGGAAAAATTCTATCAAGCGGCAATGCAAAGTGATGCCGATATCATATATATGGGAGAAACCGTTTGTACTAAACGTCGAGAAATGAAAGTCGCTAATTGGATTTCTTTAGCCAAAGAAGTTTCAAACTCTGGTAAACAAGTCGTATTATCGACTCTCGCATTATTAGAAGCTGCATCAGAAATTAATGAAATGCGCCAACTTATAAACAATGGTGACTTTTTGATTGAAGCTAACGATTTGGCGGCGATTAATTTAGCAAATGAATATCATCTACCATTTGTGGCCGGACCTGCAATTAACTGTTATAACGCTTTCACACTCAAGTTGTTACAAAAGCAAGGTATGATTCGTTGGTGTATGCCAGTAGAGCTATCCCGTGATTGGTTACATAATATACTGGTACAATTTGAATCTTTAAATGTTCCACGTCAATTTGAAGTTGAAGTCTTTAGTTATGGTTATTTACCATTAGCCTATTCCGCTCGTTGTTTTACTGCTCGTTCAGAAGATAGACCAAAAGATAAATGTGAAACTTGTTGTATAAAATATCCAGTAGGTCGTGAGGTATATTCACAGGAACAGCAAAAAGTATTTGTACTTAACGGTATACAAACTCAAAGCGGCTATTGTTATAATCTTGGTAATAATCTTAAAGATATGCAAGGTTTAGTTGACGTTGTTCGTTTATCACCTTTAGGTTTAGAAACTCTTGAAGTAGTTAAGCAATTCAAAGCTAATGAAAAGGGTCAAGCACCGCTTAACATTAAATCAAAACATGATTGTAACGGCTATTGGAACGGTATTGCAGGGCTTGAGTTATCATAA
- the csdE gene encoding cysteine desulfurase sulfur acceptor subunit CsdE: MTLLSIEQLFTLFSSLNTWQDRYRQIIQLAKTMPTYPEHARITENQIQGCENSVWLTFDKNPQDQFYFYGDSEGRIVKGLMAIILILANGKSASEIAETDFLAVLKDLKIINELSESRQSGVKNIIDKIKELVLHN, from the coding sequence ATGACGTTACTCTCCATAGAACAATTATTTACATTATTTTCATCACTCAATACTTGGCAAGATCGTTATCGGCAAATAATTCAATTGGCAAAAACAATGCCTACATATCCTGAACATGCTCGTATTACCGAGAACCAAATACAAGGTTGTGAGAATTCGGTCTGGTTGACTTTTGATAAAAATCCCCAAGATCAGTTTTATTTTTATGGCGATAGTGAGGGGCGCATAGTTAAAGGATTAATGGCTATAATACTCATATTAGCAAATGGTAAATCAGCCTCAGAAATAGCAGAAACCGATTTTCTAGCTGTACTAAAAGACTTAAAAATTATTAATGAATTGAGTGAATCCCGACAGTCAGGTGTAAAGAATATTATTGATAAAATCAAGGAATTGGTCTTACATAATTAA
- the lgt gene encoding prolipoprotein diacylglyceryl transferase, with the protein MTHYLSFPNFDPIIFSIGPLSLHWYGAMYLFGVLGAWLLANKRIKQPNSGWTKQQVENLLFWGFLGLFIGGRLGYILFYNFKMFIADPSVLFRVWEGGMSFHGGLIGALVVIGIFAYKNHKRFFEVSDFVAPLIPIGLMFGRLGNFINGELWGRVTTSHIGMLFPTSSSADLAYVNTHPQWYELFVKCDYLLPRHPSQLYEMVFEGIVLFILLNLFIRKTRPIGSVSGLFLLLYGIFRFIIEFFRQPDEQLGLFFNAISMGQILCLPMIILGAIFLYFAYKSTDGLKY; encoded by the coding sequence ATGACACATTACTTATCCTTTCCTAATTTTGATCCGATTATATTCTCAATTGGTCCATTGTCGTTGCATTGGTATGGAGCGATGTATTTGTTTGGTGTTCTAGGTGCATGGCTGCTAGCAAATAAGAGAATAAAACAACCCAACAGCGGTTGGACCAAGCAACAAGTAGAAAATTTATTATTTTGGGGCTTTTTAGGCTTGTTTATAGGTGGTCGTCTAGGTTATATACTTTTTTATAATTTTAAAATGTTTATCGCAGATCCTTCAGTTCTTTTCCGTGTATGGGAAGGTGGAATGTCATTTCATGGAGGATTAATTGGTGCTTTAGTTGTGATAGGTATTTTTGCTTATAAAAATCATAAACGCTTTTTTGAAGTTTCAGATTTTGTTGCTCCCCTTATTCCAATAGGTTTAATGTTTGGTCGTTTAGGTAATTTTATTAACGGTGAACTGTGGGGACGCGTGACGACATCTCATATTGGTATGTTGTTTCCAACTTCCAGTTCCGCTGACCTTGCTTATGTAAACACTCACCCACAATGGTATGAGCTCTTCGTAAAGTGCGACTATTTATTACCTCGCCATCCTTCTCAACTTTATGAAATGGTTTTTGAAGGTATTGTATTATTTATTTTATTGAATTTATTTATTCGTAAAACGCGACCAATCGGTAGCGTGTCAGGATTATTCTTACTGTTATACGGTATCTTCCGTTTTATTATAGAGTTTTTCAGACAACCAGATGAACAACTTGGCTTATTTTTTAATGCAATAAGTATGGGGCAAATTTTATGTTTACCAATGATTATTTTGGGTGCGATATTTCTCTATTTTGCGTATAAGTCCACAGATGGTTTAAAATATTAA
- a CDS encoding pyridoxal phosphate-dependent aminotransferase, whose translation MMSESNDKVILSRRNFLTYSGIAIGGISLSSVLTKSYAKQLVSPSIDALPAIDETITPSLENPVRLNFNENALGMSPNAKQAAISAVSKANRYAKHEMPLLSQSIATSHGLSTQYVLLTAGSSEGIRSSIMAFAKENTQFVISDLTYGDGEYFAKIAKLSVKKVPSLKDWTIDIDGLKKQVEKYNGNSIVYLVNPNNPTSTITDTKKMFAWIRSKPKNTMFIIDEAYAEFVNEPTYQSVDSFIEQGYENVILLKTFSKIHAMAGLRVGYVLAHPKNITHIAQYVAGEKLNYCGVCAALASMEDKAYLNYSKKVNDTSRQIMQKTLKELGFDYLSSQTNFIFHKIPTDLTKYQQLLKDNYILVGRAFPPAERWCRISLGTPGEMLYTTKILTQLREQNLI comes from the coding sequence ATGATGTCTGAATCTAATGATAAAGTTATATTATCTCGTCGAAATTTTCTAACTTATTCAGGTATTGCAATTGGTGGAATCTCGCTAAGTTCTGTTTTGACTAAAAGCTATGCTAAGCAACTTGTTTCGCCATCTATTGATGCTTTACCTGCAATAGATGAAACAATAACACCAAGTTTAGAAAATCCTGTTCGATTGAATTTTAATGAAAATGCATTAGGTATGTCACCCAATGCAAAACAAGCTGCTATTTCTGCTGTAAGTAAAGCTAATCGTTATGCAAAACATGAAATGCCATTGTTAAGTCAATCCATAGCTACATCACATGGTTTATCAACACAATATGTTTTATTAACAGCTGGTTCATCAGAGGGTATACGTAGTTCAATAATGGCATTTGCAAAAGAAAATACACAATTTGTAATTAGCGATCTTACATATGGTGATGGCGAATATTTTGCTAAGATTGCGAAATTATCAGTTAAGAAAGTACCATCTTTGAAAGATTGGACAATTGATATTGATGGACTAAAAAAACAAGTTGAAAAATATAATGGAAATTCAATTGTTTATCTTGTTAATCCAAATAATCCAACTTCAACTATAACCGATACAAAAAAAATGTTTGCTTGGATTCGTAGTAAACCTAAAAACACAATGTTTATTATTGATGAAGCATATGCTGAATTTGTCAATGAACCGACATATCAATCTGTCGATAGTTTTATTGAACAAGGCTATGAAAATGTCATTTTACTTAAAACCTTTTCGAAAATTCATGCTATGGCAGGGTTACGAGTAGGTTATGTTCTTGCTCATCCTAAAAATATAACCCATATTGCACAATATGTAGCGGGCGAAAAATTAAATTATTGTGGCGTATGTGCTGCTCTGGCTTCAATGGAAGATAAAGCTTATTTGAATTATTCTAAAAAAGTAAATGATACATCTCGTCAAATAATGCAAAAAACATTGAAGGAACTAGGCTTTGATTATTTATCTTCACAGACGAATTTTATTTTTCATAAGATTCCTACTGATTTAACTAAATATCAACAACTATTAAAAGATAACTATATATTAGTAGGGCGAGCATTTCCTCCTGCAGAACGATGGTGTCGTATATCATTAGGAACTCCAGGTGAAATGCTATATACCACAAAAATACTTACACAACTGCGAGAGCAAAATTTAATTTAA
- the dolP gene encoding division/outer membrane stress-associated lipid-binding lipoprotein — MKRITLCVLVVTGILMLQGCVAAVIGAGAGVAKIASDPRTAGKQVDDTAIDSKISLKIKNESDYFKGSRIVVSSYNGNVLLIGQASSQSVIDRVVELANGVDSVEKIYNQIRIGNIISAGTMTNDAWITTNIKTKLIANKNTKARDIKVITENGEVFLLGIVTRDEGYTAGDIASRVSGVKLVTKIFTYLD; from the coding sequence GTGAAAAGAATAACATTATGCGTTTTAGTAGTGACTGGTATATTAATGTTACAAGGGTGTGTTGCTGCCGTGATTGGTGCTGGTGCAGGTGTTGCAAAAATTGCTTCAGATCCTAGGACGGCAGGAAAGCAAGTTGATGATACGGCGATTGATTCAAAAATTAGTTTAAAGATAAAAAATGAGAGCGATTATTTTAAAGGATCGCGTATTGTAGTCTCATCCTATAATGGTAATGTATTACTTATTGGTCAAGCTAGCTCTCAATCTGTTATTGATCGAGTAGTAGAATTAGCGAATGGTGTTGACAGTGTAGAAAAAATCTATAATCAAATCCGAATTGGTAATATTATTAGTGCAGGTACTATGACTAATGATGCATGGATAACAACGAATATCAAGACTAAGTTAATCGCCAATAAGAATACTAAAGCTCGAGATATTAAGGTCATTACCGAAAATGGAGAAGTGTTTTTATTAGGTATTGTTACTCGCGATGAAGGATATACCGCTGGTGATATAGCAAGTAGAGTGTCGGGTGTTAAACTTGTAACCAAAATTTTCACTTATCTTGATTAA
- a CDS encoding SIS domain-containing protein, with product MLSMIKNYFTESIQTQIVMTEALSQPIEQAANIIINALLNGNKVLSCGNSISAANVQNFTAQLVSGIDVERPSIPALALVSDNILISTIANHYQQLNDIYAKQIQALAVENDVLIVLSTDGNDKSIIHAVQEAVIKDLPVIAITGCDGGTIVGLLGQNDIEIRIPSHKERTICEMQLLVLNCLCQLIENTLFLR from the coding sequence ATGTTAAGCATGATCAAAAATTACTTTACTGAAAGTATTCAGACTCAGATAGTCATGACTGAAGCTTTAAGTCAACCAATTGAACAAGCAGCAAATATTATTATAAATGCCTTATTAAATGGCAATAAGGTACTGAGTTGTGGAAATAGTATATCAGCAGCTAATGTACAAAATTTTACAGCTCAACTGGTAAGTGGTATTGATGTTGAGAGACCAAGTATTCCCGCCCTAGCGCTAGTAAGCGATAATATTTTAATTAGCACTATAGCCAATCATTATCAGCAACTAAACGATATTTATGCTAAGCAAATTCAGGCATTAGCAGTAGAAAATGATGTTTTAATTGTTTTATCAACTGATGGTAACGATAAATCGATCATTCATGCTGTTCAGGAAGCCGTTATAAAAGATTTACCTGTAATCGCGATAACTGGATGTGATGGCGGTACTATAGTGGGATTATTAGGACAAAATGATATTGAGATAAGGATACCTTCTCATAAAGAAAGAACGATTTGTGAAATGCAATTATTGGTATTGAATTGCTTATGCCAATTAATTGAAAATACCCTTTTTCTTCGTTAA
- the rlmM gene encoding 23S rRNA (cytidine(2498)-2'-O)-methyltransferase RlmM — translation MNRIILYCRSGFEKECAAEITDKANELGIYGFVKLNPMSAYVEFECYQDGEAEKLVKEINFKTLIFARQMFVAGPELTNLSNQDRITPIVNAIKGNISRAGSLRVEIPDTNEAKELANFCRKFTVPLRQALRANQILLKVENSLKPVIHLLFIDSTRCFIGYSYSNNNSPFYMGIPRLKFPVDAPSRSTLKLEEAFHVFIPYEEWDERLKGGLNAVDLGASPGGWTYQLVKRSMMVSAVDNGPINKSLMETGQVKHFQEDGFKFRPKKNSIYWLVCDMVEKPAKVTALMIDWLVSGLCREAIFNLKLPMKKRYEEVKQNMFFLQEQLKEHRVNAQIQAKQLYHDREEITIHVQRIWG, via the coding sequence CTGAATCGTATTATTTTATATTGTCGTTCTGGATTTGAAAAAGAGTGTGCGGCAGAAATCACTGATAAAGCTAATGAACTAGGTATTTATGGATTTGTTAAATTAAATCCCATGAGCGCATACGTTGAATTTGAGTGTTATCAAGATGGTGAAGCTGAAAAATTAGTTAAAGAAATTAATTTCAAAACATTGATTTTTGCCAGACAAATGTTTGTGGCAGGCCCAGAGCTAACAAATTTATCAAACCAAGATCGCATCACTCCAATTGTTAATGCAATTAAAGGTAATATTTCTCGTGCAGGATCGTTACGTGTTGAAATACCAGATACGAATGAAGCAAAAGAACTAGCAAATTTTTGTCGTAAATTTACAGTACCGCTAAGGCAAGCATTACGTGCTAATCAGATTTTACTGAAAGTTGAAAATTCCCTAAAACCGGTTATTCATTTATTATTTATAGATAGTACCCGTTGTTTTATTGGTTACTCGTATAGTAATAATAATTCTCCCTTTTATATGGGTATTCCACGGTTGAAATTTCCTGTTGATGCACCTAGTCGATCCACGCTTAAATTAGAAGAAGCTTTTCATGTGTTTATTCCATATGAAGAGTGGGATGAGCGTTTAAAAGGGGGATTAAATGCGGTTGATTTAGGTGCAAGTCCTGGTGGTTGGACTTACCAATTGGTAAAGCGCAGTATGATGGTCAGTGCGGTTGATAATGGTCCCATAAATAAATCGTTAATGGAAACGGGGCAAGTTAAACATTTTCAGGAAGATGGTTTTAAATTCCGACCTAAAAAAAATAGTATCTATTGGCTTGTTTGTGATATGGTAGAAAAACCGGCAAAAGTTACAGCTTTAATGATTGATTGGTTAGTTAGTGGTTTATGTCGAGAGGCTATATTTAATTTGAAATTGCCTATGAAAAAACGTTATGAAGAAGTTAAACAAAATATGTTTTTTCTGCAAGAGCAATTAAAAGAACATCGTGTTAATGCTCAAATTCAAGCAAAACAGCTTTATCATGATCGTGAAGAAATTACGATTCATGTTCAGCGTATTTGGGGTTAA